In Streptomyces sp. NBC_01717, one DNA window encodes the following:
- a CDS encoding lactonase family protein, translated as MNSNGAGRAFIGSFTSAGGRGVTVAAVDRETGALTVLGATGAVPDPSYLVLGPGPGSGSTALYAVSETETGAAAALDITGDVPQPLGEIRPVEGDGPTHLAIAGGHLITANYGSGSVTALPVRADGSLGAAASVLQHEGSGPRTDRQHAPHAHQVQPDPSGNWVLSVDLGTDSIRICALDPSSGTLRLHGETALRPGTGPRHLAFHPAGTHAYVLNELEPTVTVCRWDPATGALEPLAETAVVPEDVVADPEAVVYPSGVVVSHDGRFLWAANRGHDSIAVLALDESGEKATLVTNVGCGGHWPRDLALDPTGQWLYAANERAGNVSWFAVDATTGIPRHRGSLTAPAASCVVFG; from the coding sequence GTGAACAGCAACGGTGCCGGACGGGCATTCATCGGGTCGTTCACGTCGGCGGGCGGGCGGGGAGTCACCGTCGCCGCCGTGGACCGGGAGACCGGGGCGCTGACCGTCCTCGGCGCGACGGGCGCCGTCCCCGATCCCTCGTATCTCGTCCTGGGCCCCGGCCCCGGATCCGGCTCGACCGCCCTCTACGCGGTGAGTGAGACCGAGACCGGTGCGGCCGCCGCGCTCGACATCACCGGCGATGTGCCGCAGCCCCTCGGTGAGATACGGCCCGTGGAGGGCGACGGCCCCACACATCTGGCAATCGCCGGCGGGCATCTGATCACCGCCAACTACGGCTCCGGCAGCGTCACCGCCCTCCCGGTGCGTGCGGACGGATCGCTGGGCGCCGCCGCTTCCGTGCTCCAGCACGAGGGCAGCGGTCCGCGCACCGACCGCCAGCACGCCCCGCACGCCCACCAGGTTCAGCCCGACCCGTCGGGGAACTGGGTGCTGAGCGTGGACCTCGGGACCGACTCCATACGGATCTGCGCCCTCGACCCGAGCAGCGGGACGCTGCGGCTGCACGGCGAGACCGCGCTGCGGCCGGGCACCGGACCGCGGCATCTGGCCTTCCACCCCGCGGGCACGCACGCCTACGTCCTGAACGAGCTCGAACCGACCGTCACCGTCTGCCGCTGGGACCCGGCCACCGGAGCCCTCGAACCGCTCGCCGAGACGGCCGTCGTGCCCGAGGACGTGGTCGCCGACCCCGAGGCCGTCGTCTACCCGTCCGGGGTGGTCGTCTCGCACGACGGACGGTTCCTCTGGGCCGCCAACCGGGGGCACGACAGCATCGCGGTCCTCGCTCTCGACGAATCGGGCGAGAAGGCGACCCTGGTCACGAACGTGGGCTGCGGTGGCCACTGGCCGCGCGACCTGGCCCTCGACCCCACCGGCCAGTGGCTGTACGCGGCCAATGAGCGGGCCGGAAACGTCAGCTGGTTCGCCGTGGACGCGACGACCGGCATCCCGCGCCACAGGGGCTCCCTGACGGCTCCAGCGGCCTCCTGCGTCGTCTTCGGCTGA